From a single Couchioplanes caeruleus genomic region:
- a CDS encoding glycosyl hydrolase, translating to MSIDRRKSMSALAAVAVVGAFGAAAVLATATSASAADCGYLFDDFAYSSSSDANLSAHGWTPRSYAGGPGVPGATWSPNSITFPTADGQKVMQLTASTDGTGAGTNQAELYSTQKRYLEGTYASRVRFTDTPVSGNDGDHINETFFTISPLNGDLDPTYSELDVSEYLPNGGWGETGPINYQTTWYTYRNDPWYADNVHSEQRSSLNGWHDLVVTVSGGHVIYYIDGVQVGDHSGKYYPRQTMTINWNLWFIDTAAHTGGLSTYIQQVDWVMFAKNQALSPAQVSSRAAGYRSSGTAFTDTVDSSGSGCSTTPPTNPPSTPTTPPSSPSTPPPAGNCSTAPEWAFGTVYTAGQTVRHEKSKYGDPSGPASGEGKHLWRARYWTQGSEPGWTQQWEDLGRC from the coding sequence ATGTCCATCGACAGACGTAAATCAATGTCCGCGCTGGCCGCGGTCGCCGTGGTGGGCGCGTTCGGCGCCGCCGCGGTCCTCGCGACCGCGACCAGCGCCTCCGCCGCCGACTGTGGCTACCTGTTCGACGACTTCGCGTACTCGTCGTCGAGCGACGCCAACCTGTCGGCGCACGGCTGGACCCCGCGCAGCTACGCCGGCGGTCCGGGCGTTCCCGGCGCCACCTGGTCGCCGAACAGCATCACGTTCCCCACCGCGGACGGCCAGAAGGTCATGCAGCTCACCGCCTCGACCGACGGCACCGGCGCCGGCACCAACCAGGCCGAGCTGTACAGCACGCAGAAGCGCTACCTCGAGGGCACGTACGCCAGCCGGGTCCGCTTCACCGACACCCCGGTCAGCGGCAACGACGGCGACCACATCAACGAGACGTTCTTCACGATCAGCCCGCTCAACGGCGACCTCGACCCGACGTACAGCGAGCTGGACGTCTCGGAGTACCTGCCGAACGGGGGCTGGGGCGAGACCGGGCCGATCAACTACCAGACCACCTGGTACACGTACCGCAACGACCCGTGGTACGCCGACAACGTCCACTCCGAGCAGCGCAGCTCGCTCAACGGCTGGCACGACCTGGTGGTCACCGTCTCGGGCGGTCACGTCATCTACTACATCGACGGCGTGCAGGTCGGCGACCACTCGGGCAAGTACTACCCGCGCCAGACGATGACGATCAACTGGAACCTGTGGTTCATCGACACGGCGGCGCACACGGGTGGGCTGTCCACGTACATCCAGCAGGTCGACTGGGTGATGTTCGCCAAGAACCAGGCGCTGAGCCCGGCGCAGGTCAGCTCGCGCGCGGCCGGCTACCGGTCGTCGGGCACGGCGTTCACGGACACCGTGGACTCGTCCGGCAGCGGATGCTCCACCACGCCGCCCACGAACCCGCCGTCGACGCCGACCACCCCGCCCTCGTCGCCCAGCACGCCGCCCCCGGCGGGAAACTGCTCGACCGCGCCCGAGTGGGCCTTCGGGACCGTCTACACCGCGGGCCAGACGGTCAGGCACGAGAAGAGCAAGTACGGCGACCCGAGCGGCCCGGCCTCCGGTGAGGGCAAGCACCTGTGGCGCGCCCGGTACTGGACGCAGGGCTCGGAGCCCGGCTGGACGCAGCAGTGGGAGGACCTCGGCCGCTGCTAG
- a CDS encoding AMP-binding protein, with protein sequence MAATESTAAFRAARDFLLEHREDYAGACAGFAWPRLTEFNWALDWFDVIAEGNDAPALWIVEEDGSEQRFSFAEMAQRSNRVATWLRDRGVRRGDRVVLMLGNQVELWDAILAMMKLGAVIIPATPLLGAADARDRVRRGGAQHVIALSSAADRFGEVDDAVTRIAVGAPAEGWHSFHDAYAAGADFQPDGVTRADDTLLLYFTSGTTARPKLVEHTHTSYPVGHISTMYWIGLRPGDVHLNISSPGWAKHAWSNVFAPWNAQACVFIYNYSRFDGPKLLQQMQRCGVTSFCAPPTVWRMLIQSDLGALDTAPRVVVGAGEPLNPEVIEQVQKAWGVTIRDGFGQTETTVQIANTPGQPVRPGSMGRPVPGYRVALIDPLTGEPADEGEICLELDPRPLGLMVGYHGDEELTGNAMAGGYYHTGDIGSRDADGYITYVGRTDDVFKASDYRISPFELESVLIEHEAVVEAAVVPSPDPLRLHVPKAYVVLAEGWAADEATAQSIFEHCRAHLSPYQRIRRLEFTELPKTISGKIRRVQLREAEQRKYATPDAAPATEFRDTAGRGGSPE encoded by the coding sequence ATGGCGGCGACAGAGAGCACGGCGGCGTTCCGTGCGGCCCGGGACTTCCTGCTGGAGCACCGCGAGGACTACGCGGGCGCCTGCGCGGGCTTCGCGTGGCCACGGCTGACCGAGTTCAACTGGGCGCTCGACTGGTTCGACGTCATCGCCGAGGGCAACGACGCCCCGGCGCTGTGGATCGTCGAGGAGGACGGCTCCGAGCAGCGGTTCTCGTTCGCCGAGATGGCGCAACGGTCCAACCGGGTGGCCACCTGGCTCCGCGACCGCGGGGTGCGCCGCGGCGACCGGGTCGTGCTCATGCTCGGCAATCAGGTCGAGCTGTGGGACGCCATCCTGGCCATGATGAAGCTCGGTGCGGTCATCATCCCGGCGACGCCGCTGCTCGGTGCCGCGGACGCCCGTGACCGGGTGCGCCGGGGCGGCGCCCAGCACGTCATCGCGCTGTCGTCCGCGGCCGACCGGTTCGGCGAGGTCGACGACGCGGTCACCCGCATCGCGGTCGGTGCGCCCGCCGAGGGCTGGCACTCGTTCCACGACGCGTACGCCGCCGGCGCCGACTTCCAGCCCGACGGCGTGACGAGGGCGGACGACACCCTGCTGCTCTACTTCACGTCCGGTACGACGGCCCGCCCCAAGCTGGTGGAGCACACGCACACCTCGTACCCGGTGGGTCACATCTCGACGATGTACTGGATCGGCCTGCGCCCGGGCGACGTACACCTGAACATCTCGTCGCCGGGCTGGGCCAAGCACGCGTGGAGCAACGTGTTCGCGCCGTGGAACGCGCAGGCGTGCGTCTTCATCTACAACTACTCGCGCTTCGACGGGCCGAAGCTGCTGCAGCAGATGCAGCGGTGCGGCGTCACGAGCTTCTGCGCGCCGCCGACCGTGTGGCGCATGCTCATCCAGTCCGACCTCGGCGCGCTCGACACCGCGCCGCGCGTGGTGGTCGGCGCCGGCGAGCCGCTCAACCCCGAGGTCATCGAGCAGGTGCAGAAGGCCTGGGGCGTCACCATCCGCGACGGGTTCGGCCAGACCGAGACCACGGTGCAGATCGCCAACACGCCCGGCCAGCCGGTCCGGCCGGGATCCATGGGCCGGCCGGTGCCGGGCTACCGGGTGGCGCTGATCGACCCGCTGACCGGCGAGCCCGCCGACGAGGGCGAGATCTGCCTCGAGCTGGATCCCCGGCCGCTGGGCCTGATGGTCGGCTACCACGGCGACGAGGAGCTCACCGGCAACGCCATGGCCGGCGGGTACTACCACACCGGCGACATCGGCTCCCGCGACGCCGACGGCTACATCACGTACGTGGGGCGTACCGACGACGTCTTCAAGGCCTCCGACTACCGGATCTCGCCGTTCGAGCTGGAGAGCGTGCTGATCGAGCACGAGGCCGTGGTGGAGGCGGCCGTCGTGCCCTCGCCGGACCCGCTGCGGCTGCACGTTCCCAAGGCGTACGTGGTGCTGGCCGAGGGGTGGGCAGCCGACGAGGCCACGGCACAGTCGATCTTCGAGCACTGCCGGGCGCACCTGTCGCCGTACCAGCGGATCCGCCGGCTCGAGTTCACCGAGCTGCCCAAGACGATCTCCGGCAAGATCCGGCGGGTCCAGCTGCGCGAGGCCGAGCAGCGCAAGTACGCCACCCCGGACGCCGCTCCGGCCACCGAGTTCCGCGACACCGCGGGCCGCGGCGGATCACCGGAGTGA
- a CDS encoding CDP-alcohol phosphatidyltransferase family protein — protein MVRRSSLREIREQTYKDRDAWWTVLLVDPVAVRLVRLVSPYRRVTPNLLTVVATLLGLGAAACFAMQDRWWLVAGALLFHVSFVVDCMDGKIARLNGTGSLFGAWFDFVFDRLRVFVCALALFGGQYARTGSAAYLWTLAVVVFLDLFRYLNSQQMAKVRQSMRDQLAEARGPVPPADPGDPGARVIPQGPRARVRQLLLSHRIRTHLVSGIEFEMAVFIVGPLTGWVIATSVVAGTLLLGFELWLILRLWQATRAFPVALAKEHAAAAVSAAVAPARTTQPERVSATTQP, from the coding sequence ATGGTGCGACGCTCATCGCTGCGAGAGATCCGCGAGCAGACCTACAAGGACCGCGACGCGTGGTGGACGGTGCTGCTCGTCGATCCCGTGGCGGTCCGGCTGGTCCGGCTCGTCTCGCCGTACCGCCGGGTCACGCCGAACCTGCTCACCGTCGTGGCGACGCTGCTGGGCCTGGGCGCGGCCGCCTGCTTCGCGATGCAGGACCGGTGGTGGCTCGTCGCGGGTGCCCTGCTGTTCCACGTGAGCTTCGTCGTCGACTGCATGGACGGCAAGATCGCCCGGCTGAACGGTACGGGCTCGCTCTTCGGCGCCTGGTTCGACTTCGTGTTCGACCGCCTCCGCGTCTTCGTCTGCGCGCTGGCGCTCTTCGGCGGCCAGTACGCGAGGACCGGCTCGGCGGCGTACCTGTGGACCCTGGCCGTCGTGGTCTTCCTGGACCTGTTCCGATACCTGAACTCGCAGCAGATGGCGAAGGTCCGCCAGAGCATGCGCGACCAGCTCGCCGAGGCCCGCGGCCCGGTCCCGCCCGCCGACCCCGGCGACCCCGGCGCCCGGGTGATCCCGCAGGGCCCCCGCGCGCGCGTGCGGCAGCTGCTGCTGTCGCACCGGATCCGGACGCACCTGGTCAGCGGCATCGAGTTCGAGATGGCCGTGTTCATCGTCGGCCCGCTGACCGGCTGGGTGATCGCGACGTCGGTCGTGGCCGGCACGCTCCTGCTCGGCTTCGAGCTGTGGCTGATCCTGCGGCTCTGGCAGGCGACCCGGGCGTTCCCGGTCGCCCTGGCCAAGGAGCACGCGGCGGCCGCGGTGAGCGCGGCGGTGGCTCCGGCGCGGACCACGCAGCCAGAGCGGGTGAGCGCCACCACGCAGCCATGA
- a CDS encoding TAXI family TRAP transporter solute-binding subunit, whose product MDANVACVFTRTLFENHPQLARADAAGKEISLDKARRTEPVTLHRGAVQALDDPGAPR is encoded by the coding sequence CTGGACGCGAACGTCGCCTGCGTGTTCACCAGGACGCTGTTCGAGAACCATCCCCAGCTCGCCCGGGCCGACGCCGCCGGCAAGGAGATCAGCCTCGACAAGGCCCGCAGAACCGAACCGGTCACCCTGCACCGCGGCGCGGTCCAGGCCCTCGACGACCCGGGCGCCCCGAGGTAA